One window from the genome of Hyphomonas neptunium ATCC 15444 encodes:
- a CDS encoding fused DSP-PTPase phosphatase/NAD kinase-like protein translates to MVKITPRKMRRPHVAADLATAEGRARAKRELYWGDHGFLRLRFSNLHQISPEMWRANQPSPKQVLAHARERGIKTILNLRGPTTKGFYLLEKEACEAAGIDLIDFQMYSREPPTVEKVFGARDLFERIRYPALMHCKSGADRAGIMAVLYKLLREKLPYEEAIEQLSGRYLHIRHGKTGVLDAFFETYAAFNAGRPANEWKPFLDWVAEDYDRVAVKTEFLQKLGKGPKLDQIIGRE, encoded by the coding sequence ATGGTCAAGATTACACCCAGGAAGATGCGCCGGCCGCATGTGGCCGCTGATCTGGCAACCGCCGAAGGGCGCGCCAGGGCAAAGCGCGAGCTGTATTGGGGCGATCATGGCTTCCTGCGGCTGCGGTTTTCCAATCTTCACCAGATTTCACCAGAGATGTGGCGGGCCAACCAGCCCTCGCCGAAACAGGTGCTTGCCCATGCCAGAGAGCGGGGCATCAAGACGATCCTCAATCTGCGCGGGCCCACCACCAAGGGCTTCTATCTGCTGGAAAAAGAGGCCTGCGAGGCCGCCGGCATCGATCTGATAGATTTCCAGATGTATTCACGCGAACCGCCCACAGTGGAGAAAGTGTTCGGCGCGCGCGATCTGTTCGAGCGCATCCGCTATCCCGCCCTGATGCATTGCAAATCGGGCGCCGACCGGGCCGGCATCATGGCGGTGCTCTACAAGCTGCTGCGCGAAAAACTGCCCTATGAAGAGGCCATCGAGCAGCTCTCGGGGCGCTACCTGCATATCCGCCACGGCAAGACCGGCGTGCTCGACGCCTTCTTCGAGACCTATGCTGCCTTCAATGCCGGGCGCCCCGCGAATGAATGGAAGCCGTTCCTCGATTGGGTGGCGGAGGATTATGACAGGGTCGCGGTTAAGACGGAATTCCTCCAGAAACTCGGTAAGGGGCCGAAACTCGACCAGATCATCGGCCGGGAATAG
- the infA gene encoding translation initiation factor IF-1, giving the protein MSKEELIEFEGTVVELLPNATFRVKLENDHEIIAHTAGKMRKNRIRVLTGDKVMVEMTPYDLTKGRITYRFK; this is encoded by the coding sequence ATGTCAAAAGAAGAACTGATTGAATTTGAAGGCACAGTCGTCGAACTGCTGCCCAACGCCACGTTCCGGGTAAAGCTCGAGAACGACCATGAGATCATCGCCCACACCGCCGGCAAGATGCGCAAAAACCGCATCCGCGTGCTCACGGGCGACAAGGTCATGGTCGAAATGACCCCTTACGACCTCACCAAGGGCCGTATCACCTACCGCTTCAAGTAA
- a CDS encoding acyltransferase family protein, with translation MTQRRYDLDWLRIAAFAILILYHCGMFYVSWGWHVKSSHAGPLIEPLMMLANPWRLTLLFLISGAASRFMADKMRAGSFVKARMGRLWPPLLLAVFVIVPPQSYYEILEFLQTHDLPQSPWLDNFYIKYVTASGNWCDEEGCLITPTYNHMWFVLYLILYTLALAVLLPLLRRIPARAVAWLIAGPGIFLAPWAFLFATRVFLFPLFGESHDFREDWYLHTLYLGVFLLGFGIAKHQPFFDAAVRLRWPMLALGLIAWASLQTYFQIYTLTEAPPPDWMRIAFRGVREAQAWAAILCVIGFFHHHFRTRDTLLRQMLSRAIFPFYLIHQTITVVAGHHLDRLGLPVWVEAPLLIGTTALGCWLFYDLGRRIPPLRIWIGLPSGKGGLAAP, from the coding sequence ATGACCCAGCGCCGATATGACCTCGACTGGCTGCGCATCGCGGCCTTCGCCATTCTGATCCTCTATCATTGCGGCATGTTCTATGTGAGCTGGGGCTGGCATGTGAAATCCAGCCATGCCGGGCCGCTGATCGAGCCGCTGATGATGCTGGCCAATCCCTGGCGGCTGACCCTGCTGTTCCTGATCTCCGGCGCCGCGAGCCGGTTCATGGCCGACAAGATGCGGGCCGGCAGCTTCGTGAAGGCCCGGATGGGCCGGCTGTGGCCGCCGCTACTTCTGGCGGTGTTCGTGATTGTGCCGCCGCAGAGCTATTACGAGATCCTCGAATTCCTGCAGACCCATGACCTGCCACAGAGCCCCTGGCTCGACAATTTCTACATCAAGTACGTCACTGCTTCGGGGAACTGGTGCGATGAGGAGGGCTGCCTCATCACGCCGACCTACAACCACATGTGGTTCGTTCTCTATCTCATCCTCTACACGCTGGCGCTTGCCGTGCTGCTGCCGCTGTTGCGCCGCATCCCGGCCAGAGCGGTCGCGTGGCTGATTGCCGGGCCGGGCATCTTTCTGGCCCCCTGGGCATTCCTCTTCGCCACCCGCGTGTTCCTGTTCCCCCTGTTCGGGGAGAGCCATGATTTCCGGGAAGACTGGTATCTCCATACCCTCTATCTGGGCGTCTTCCTGCTGGGCTTCGGCATTGCCAAGCATCAGCCATTCTTTGACGCCGCCGTGCGTCTGCGCTGGCCGATGCTGGCGCTGGGCCTAATTGCCTGGGCAAGCCTGCAGACCTACTTCCAGATATACACCCTCACCGAGGCGCCGCCGCCGGACTGGATGCGCATTGCTTTCCGCGGCGTGCGCGAAGCGCAGGCCTGGGCCGCCATCCTCTGCGTGATCGGCTTCTTCCATCACCATTTCCGGACGCGCGACACACTGCTTCGCCAGATGCTGTCGCGTGCCATCTTCCCCTTCTATCTCATCCATCAGACGATCACCGTCGTGGCGGGGCATCACCTCGACCGTCTGGGCCTGCCGGTATGGGTTGAGGCGCCCCTTCTGATCGGGACGACAGCGCTTGGCTGCTGGCTATTCTATGATCTGGGCCGGCGCATTCCGCCGCTGCGCATCTGGATCGGCCTGCCCAGCGGCAAAGGGGGGCTGGCGGCGCCTTGA
- a CDS encoding DUF6249 domain-containing protein: MDMESVVVPVVLFLSPALIVWIVSHFNARKRQTVHETLRLAIDKGQVLSPEMLDKMSLLTDPVRADLRRGVLALAFGAAFAVLGGLISVEESEALTPMLGVACFPIFIGIAYIGLWAFGREKSAAE; the protein is encoded by the coding sequence ATGGATATGGAAAGCGTCGTCGTCCCGGTAGTTCTCTTTCTCTCCCCCGCGCTGATCGTGTGGATCGTCAGCCACTTCAACGCCCGCAAGCGTCAGACGGTGCACGAGACCCTGCGGCTGGCCATCGACAAGGGCCAGGTGCTCTCCCCGGAAATGCTGGACAAGATGTCCCTGCTGACCGACCCCGTGCGCGCTGACCTTCGCCGGGGCGTGCTGGCTCTGGCTTTTGGCGCGGCATTTGCCGTGCTTGGCGGCCTCATCAGCGTGGAAGAATCCGAAGCCCTCACGCCCATGCTCGGCGTGGCCTGCTTCCCCATCTTCATCGGTATCGCGTACATTGGTCTGTGGGCGTTCGGCCGTGAAAAATCGGCCGCTGAGTAA
- a CDS encoding Maf family protein, translating into MPGSAPLILASASPRRLELLAQIGIVPDRVAPTDIDETRRKAESPRELALRLAREKAAACDAEGAFVLAADTVVALGQRNLEKAADETEAADFLRLLSGRAHQCITGVAVRAPSGQIVSRAVLARVKMKRLTEAEIAAYVASGDWKGKAGGYGIQGAAGGFVTAINGSYTAIVGLPLYETKSLLEGLGYRR; encoded by the coding sequence ATGCCGGGCAGCGCGCCGCTCATTCTCGCCAGCGCGAGCCCCCGGCGTCTCGAGCTTCTGGCCCAGATCGGCATTGTGCCGGATCGGGTCGCCCCCACCGACATCGACGAGACGCGCCGCAAGGCCGAATCGCCCCGCGAGCTGGCCCTCAGGCTGGCGCGCGAGAAGGCGGCCGCCTGCGACGCGGAAGGCGCCTTCGTGCTGGCCGCAGATACGGTCGTCGCCCTTGGCCAGCGCAATCTCGAAAAGGCCGCCGATGAGACCGAAGCCGCCGACTTCCTGCGGCTGCTCTCCGGCCGGGCGCATCAATGCATCACAGGCGTCGCCGTGCGCGCGCCAAGCGGCCAGATTGTCTCGCGCGCCGTGCTCGCCCGCGTGAAGATGAAGCGCCTCACCGAGGCGGAAATCGCCGCCTATGTCGCGTCCGGCGACTGGAAGGGCAAAGCCGGGGGCTACGGCATCCAGGGCGCGGCCGGCGGCTTTGTCACTGCCATAAATGGCAGCTACACCGCCATCGTCGGCCTGCCGCTCTATGAGACGAAATCCCTGCTGGAAGGCCTGGGATACCGGCGCTGA
- a CDS encoding RNA polymerase sigma factor yields MRSDPDLAHAAAKGSEDAFAELVRRHQARVRGMARRLTGSAAQGDDIAQMTFLTAWQKIATYAGGTFSAWICTICWREFLQWRRRQKIEIEFDETAEIIPFDRPFDRSATETETRMDLARALDTLTEAQRVCVVLCVAAGLSHREAAQATGWPLGTVKSHVLRGVAQLRTCLANADVA; encoded by the coding sequence ATGCGATCAGACCCCGATCTCGCCCATGCGGCGGCCAAGGGCAGCGAAGACGCCTTCGCCGAACTTGTCCGCCGGCACCAGGCACGGGTGCGCGGCATGGCCCGCCGCCTGACCGGATCAGCCGCGCAGGGAGACGACATTGCCCAGATGACGTTCCTCACCGCCTGGCAGAAAATTGCCACCTATGCGGGGGGCACCTTCAGCGCCTGGATCTGCACCATCTGCTGGCGGGAGTTTCTGCAATGGCGCCGCCGCCAGAAGATCGAGATAGAGTTTGACGAGACCGCCGAGATCATTCCGTTCGACCGGCCGTTCGATCGCTCGGCGACCGAAACCGAAACCCGGATGGACCTCGCCCGCGCCCTCGACACCCTGACCGAAGCCCAGAGGGTGTGTGTGGTGCTCTGCGTTGCCGCCGGCCTCAGCCACCGCGAAGCAGCCCAGGCCACAGGCTGGCCGCTGGGCACTGTGAAATCCCATGTTCTGCGCGGCGTTGCCCAACTCAGGACGTGCCTTGCCAATGCCGACGTGGCATAA